Proteins encoded together in one Impatiens glandulifera chromosome 1, dImpGla2.1, whole genome shotgun sequence window:
- the LOC124920479 gene encoding haloalkane dehalogenase isoform X2, with protein sequence MAWTWSLLSPPPLNFLANSFGKDNKTSINDLAAINCRCWRRRRRSDSVIVRASEDDDEDKPSFNPFGFVTDNPSSRNAIQLPESPAEDGNVGQMLYRIEDKGRDFGSTIRSGKLRWFVRETGSGNRRGTVVLLHGAPTQSFSYRVVMSQMADSGYHCYAPDWIGFGFSDMPQPGYGFNYTEEEFHTAFDGLLDTLEITSPFSLVVQGFLVGSYGLTWALKNPSRIQKLAILNSPLTDSSPVPGLFKQLSYVLKLEKADVYRLPYLQRSAPGFALLESAKKANFKGISSQIAKGFMSERWDKPILVIWGIADKYLPNSVAEEFQKGNPKNIKLKLIEGAGHMPQEDWPEKVVDALRMFF encoded by the exons ATGGCTTGGACATGGAGCCTACTATCTCCTCCTCCTCTCAACTTCCTAGCCAATTCCTTCGGTAAGGATAATAAAACTTCCATCAACGATCTCGCCGCTATTAATTGCAgatgttggagaagaagaagaagatcggaCTCTGTAATTGTAAGAGCTTCGGAAGACGACGACGAAGACAAGCCATCATTCAATCCCTTCGGCTTCGTCACCGATAATCCCTCCAGTAGGAATGCCATCCAACTCCCGGAATCTCCCGCCGAAGATGGAAACGTCGGACAAATGCTTTAT AGAATAGAAGACAAGGGAAGGGACTTTGGCTCTACTATTAGATCTGGGAAACTTAGGTGGTTTGTGAGAGAAACAG GATCTGGAAACAGGCGTGGTACTGTTGTTTTACTTCATGGTGCTCCGACTCAATCTTTCAGCTACCGAGTTGTCATGTCTCAG ATGGCAGATTCTGGATATCATTGCTATGCACCTGATTGGATAGGTTTTGGCTTCAGTGATATGCCACAGCCAGGATATGGCTTTAACTATACTG AAGAGGAGTTCCATACTGCATTTGATGGCTTGCTAGACACTTTGGAGATCACATCACCATTTTCCCTTGTAGTTCAG GGATTCCTTGTAGGTTCTTATGGTTTAACCTGGGCACTGAAGAATCCTAGTAGGATACAAAAACTAGCAATTTTAAACAGTCCATTAACAGATTCTTCTCCAGTTCCTGGACTATTTAAACAGCTAAG CTATGTTCTGAAGCTGGAAAAGGCTGATGTTTACAGATTACCATACTTGCAACGCAGTGCACCTGGATTTG CACTGCTTGAATCTGCAAAAAAAGCCAATTTCAAAGGTATCTCGAGCCAAATAGCAAAGGGGTTCATGTCTGAAag ATGGGACAAGCCAATATTAGTTATCTGGGGGATAGCAGACAAGTATTTGCCAAACTCAGTGGCTGAAGAATTTCAGAAAGGAAATCCTAAGAACATTAAGCTTAAGCTGATTGAAGGTGCTGGCCATATGCCACAGGAAGACTG GCCAGAGAAAGTTGTGGATGCTTTGAGAATGTTCTTCTAG
- the LOC124920479 gene encoding haloalkane dehalogenase isoform X1, with the protein MAWTWSLLSPPPLNFLANSFGKDNKTSINDLAAINCRCWRRRRRSDSVIVRASEDDDEDKPSFNPFGFVTDNPSSRNAIQLPESPAEDGNVGQMLYRIEDKGRDFGSTIRSGKLRWFVRETGSGNRRGTVVLLHGAPTQSFSYRVVMSQMADSGYHCYAPDWIGFGFSDMPQPGYGFNYTEEEFHTAFDGLLDTLEITSPFSLVVQGFLVGSYGLTWALKNPSRIQKLAILNSPLTDSSPVPGLFKQLRIPLFGEFTCQNAIMAERFIEAGSPYVLKLEKADVYRLPYLQRSAPGFALLESAKKANFKGISSQIAKGFMSERWDKPILVIWGIADKYLPNSVAEEFQKGNPKNIKLKLIEGAGHMPQEDWPEKVVDALRMFF; encoded by the exons ATGGCTTGGACATGGAGCCTACTATCTCCTCCTCCTCTCAACTTCCTAGCCAATTCCTTCGGTAAGGATAATAAAACTTCCATCAACGATCTCGCCGCTATTAATTGCAgatgttggagaagaagaagaagatcggaCTCTGTAATTGTAAGAGCTTCGGAAGACGACGACGAAGACAAGCCATCATTCAATCCCTTCGGCTTCGTCACCGATAATCCCTCCAGTAGGAATGCCATCCAACTCCCGGAATCTCCCGCCGAAGATGGAAACGTCGGACAAATGCTTTAT AGAATAGAAGACAAGGGAAGGGACTTTGGCTCTACTATTAGATCTGGGAAACTTAGGTGGTTTGTGAGAGAAACAG GATCTGGAAACAGGCGTGGTACTGTTGTTTTACTTCATGGTGCTCCGACTCAATCTTTCAGCTACCGAGTTGTCATGTCTCAG ATGGCAGATTCTGGATATCATTGCTATGCACCTGATTGGATAGGTTTTGGCTTCAGTGATATGCCACAGCCAGGATATGGCTTTAACTATACTG AAGAGGAGTTCCATACTGCATTTGATGGCTTGCTAGACACTTTGGAGATCACATCACCATTTTCCCTTGTAGTTCAG GGATTCCTTGTAGGTTCTTATGGTTTAACCTGGGCACTGAAGAATCCTAGTAGGATACAAAAACTAGCAATTTTAAACAGTCCATTAACAGATTCTTCTCCAGTTCCTGGACTATTTAAACAGCTAAG AATTCCACTTTTTGGTGAATTTACTTGTCAGAACGCTATAATGGCTGAACGCTTTATCGAGGCAGGTAGCCC CTATGTTCTGAAGCTGGAAAAGGCTGATGTTTACAGATTACCATACTTGCAACGCAGTGCACCTGGATTTG CACTGCTTGAATCTGCAAAAAAAGCCAATTTCAAAGGTATCTCGAGCCAAATAGCAAAGGGGTTCATGTCTGAAag ATGGGACAAGCCAATATTAGTTATCTGGGGGATAGCAGACAAGTATTTGCCAAACTCAGTGGCTGAAGAATTTCAGAAAGGAAATCCTAAGAACATTAAGCTTAAGCTGATTGAAGGTGCTGGCCATATGCCACAGGAAGACTG GCCAGAGAAAGTTGTGGATGCTTTGAGAATGTTCTTCTAG
- the LOC124913543 gene encoding E3 ubiquitin-protein ligase RSL1-like, with product MGNSMQIIAKKLQLSNSSNPKVMELSPPKKCHELENFTCEICVENILFPEQKFKNRDVCSHPFCNDCIINFVKVKIEVDNTEKIKCPGLCCDFNLDILSCHSILPVKLFEKWCDILFEKAILGLDHCYCPNRKCSTLIVNECGGDVKRSVCHNCKQAFCFKCKTSWHAGFDCEETEQIKDSSDIAFGVLVEKNKWTRASWIVQVSYLVNLPDMEDMYGIVHGREDLWDIVLDNDDVAPEDVAENAEASKKRKRLNVKA from the exons ATGGGCAACTCTATGCAAATTATTGCTAAAAAACTACAACTATCAAATTCCTCCAACCCTAAAGTTATGGAACTATCCCCACCAAAGAAGTGTCACGAATTAGAGAATTTCACTTGCGAAATATGTGTGGAGAACATCCTTTTTCCAGAACAGAAATTCAAAAACAGAGATGTTTGTAGTCATCCTTTCTGCAATGATTGCATTATCAACTTCGTCAAAGTGAAAATTGAAGTTGACAATACCGAGAAGATCAAGTGTCCCGGCCTTTGTTGCGATTTCAATCTTGATATACTCTCTTGTCATTCGATCCTCCCTGTTAAGTTGTTTGAAAAATGGTGTGATATCCTTTTTGAGAAAGCCATTTTGGGGCTCGATCATTGCTATTGCCCTAATCGAAAGTGTTCGACGTTGATTGTCAACGAATGTGGTGGAGACGTGAAGCGGTCTGTTTGTCATAATTGTAAACAAGCGTTTTGTTTCAAATGTAAAACTTCATGGCATGCTGGCTTTGATTGCGAAGAGACAGAACAAATTAAGGATTCCAGTGACATCGCTTTTGGTGTTCTTGTCGAGAAGAATAAGTGGACAAG agcctcttggattgtccaagtCTCTTATCTAGTAAATCTACCGGATATGGAAGACATGTATGGAATCGTACATGGTCGGGAAGACTTGTGGGACATCGTCTTAGACAACGATGATGTAGCTCCTGAggatgttgctgaaaatgcGGAAGCATCGAAGAAGCGGAAGAGACTCAACGTGAAGGcataa
- the LOC124913559 gene encoding cell division protein ZipA-like gives MEIFLLDDNINVPAEGQDLETTPQQALEETLEELNQEFNDAPQLAPQQALDEPNQEHNDAPQPAPQQTLNEPDQEHNDASQPAPQQAPEEALEEPDQKHNNAPQQAPKEALEETDQEHNDAPQSPPQPPPEEALEEPDQEHNDAPQPASQ, from the coding sequence ATGGAGATTTTCTTGCTGGATGACAATATCAATGTTCCAGCTGAAGGTCAAGATCTTGAAACAACTCCTCAACAAGCTCTTGAAGAAACTCTAGAAGAACTTAATCAAGAATTTAATGATGCTCCCCAACTAGCTCCTCAACAAGCTCTAGATGAGCCTAATCAAGAACATAATGATGCTCCTCAACCAGCTCCTCAACAAACTCTAAATGAGCCTGATCAAGAACATAATGATGCTTCTCAACCAGCTCCTCAACAAGCTCCTGAAGAAGCTCTAGAAGAGCCTGatcaaaaacataataatgCTCCTCAACAAGCTCCTAAAGAAGCTCTAGAAGAGACTGATCAAGAACATAATGATGCTCCTCAATCACCTCCTCAACCACCTCCTGAAGAAGCTCTAGAAGAGCCTGATCAAGAACATAATGATGCTCCTCAACCAGCTTCTCAATAA